A genomic window from Streptomyces sp. HUAS YS2 includes:
- the katG gene encoding catalase/peroxidase HPI: MPENQDAQAADATPEGGGCPVAHGRAPHPTQGGGNRQWWPDRLNLKILAKNPAVANPLGEDFDYAAAFQALDLAAVKRDIAEVLTTSQDWWPADFGNYGPLMIRMAWHSAGTYRISDGRGGAGAGQQRFAPLNSWPDNGNLDKARRLLWPVKKKYGQAISWADLMILTGNVALETMGFKTFGFGGGRVDVWESEEDVYWGPESEWLGDARYSGDRELESPLGAVQMGLIYVNPEGPNGNPDPIAAARDIRETFRRMAMNDEETVALIAGGHTFGKAHGAGPADHVGADPEAAPLEEQGFGWKSSYKSGKGADAITSGLEVTWTSTPTQWGNEFFKNLFEYEYELTKSPAGAHQWVAKNAEATIPDAYDPSKKHLPTMLTTDLSLRFDPIYEQISRRFHENPEEFADAFARAWYKLTHRDMGPIVNYLGSEVPSETLLWQDPLPARQGETIDAADAAALKEQVLATDLTVAQLVSAAWASASSFRGSDKRGGANGARIRLEPQRGWEVNNPDELAQVLRTLEGVQESFNAKGGKQVSLADLIVLAGNAAVEQAAKDGGVQVEVPFTAGRVDAAQDQTDVESFAALEPASDGFRNYVGKGNRLPAEYLLLDKANLLTLSGPETTVLVGGLRVLGANHGQSKHGVLTDRPGTLTNDFFVNLLDPGTTWKSTSEAQDEFEARDASGAVKWTGTRADLVFGSNSELRALAEVYASDDAKEKFVKDFVAAWGKVMELDRFDLV; this comes from the coding sequence ATGCCTGAGAACCAGGACGCACAGGCCGCCGACGCGACGCCGGAGGGCGGTGGCTGCCCCGTGGCGCACGGGCGCGCCCCGCACCCGACTCAGGGCGGCGGAAACCGCCAGTGGTGGCCGGACCGGCTCAACCTGAAGATCCTTGCCAAGAACCCGGCCGTCGCCAACCCGCTGGGTGAGGACTTCGACTACGCCGCCGCGTTCCAGGCGCTCGACCTGGCTGCGGTGAAGCGGGACATCGCCGAGGTGCTCACGACCTCGCAGGACTGGTGGCCGGCCGACTTCGGCAACTACGGCCCGCTGATGATCCGGATGGCCTGGCACAGCGCCGGCACCTACCGCATCAGCGACGGCCGTGGTGGCGCCGGCGCGGGCCAGCAGCGTTTCGCCCCGCTGAACAGCTGGCCGGACAACGGCAACCTGGACAAGGCCCGCCGCCTGCTGTGGCCGGTCAAGAAGAAGTACGGCCAGGCGATCTCCTGGGCCGACCTCATGATCCTCACGGGCAACGTCGCCCTGGAGACCATGGGCTTCAAGACCTTCGGCTTCGGCGGCGGCCGCGTGGACGTCTGGGAGTCGGAGGAGGACGTCTACTGGGGCCCCGAGTCCGAGTGGCTCGGCGACGCCCGTTACTCGGGCGACCGCGAGCTGGAGAGCCCCCTCGGCGCCGTCCAGATGGGCCTCATCTACGTCAACCCGGAGGGCCCCAACGGCAACCCGGACCCGATCGCCGCGGCCCGTGACATCCGCGAGACCTTCCGTCGCATGGCGATGAACGACGAGGAGACCGTCGCCCTCATCGCCGGCGGCCACACCTTCGGCAAGGCGCACGGCGCCGGCCCGGCCGACCACGTGGGCGCCGACCCCGAGGCCGCCCCGCTGGAGGAGCAGGGCTTCGGCTGGAAGAGCTCGTACAAGTCCGGCAAGGGCGCCGACGCCATCACCAGTGGCCTCGAGGTGACCTGGACCAGCACCCCGACCCAGTGGGGCAACGAGTTCTTCAAGAACCTCTTCGAGTACGAGTACGAGCTCACCAAGAGCCCGGCCGGCGCCCACCAGTGGGTGGCGAAGAACGCCGAGGCGACCATCCCCGACGCGTACGACCCGTCGAAGAAGCACCTCCCGACGATGCTCACCACCGACCTGTCGCTGCGCTTCGACCCGATCTACGAGCAGATCTCGCGCCGCTTCCACGAGAACCCGGAGGAGTTCGCCGACGCGTTCGCCCGGGCCTGGTACAAGCTGACGCACCGTGACATGGGTCCGATCGTCAACTACCTCGGCTCCGAGGTCCCGTCCGAGACGCTGCTGTGGCAGGACCCGCTGCCGGCGCGCCAGGGCGAGACGATCGACGCCGCGGACGCCGCCGCACTCAAGGAGCAGGTCCTCGCCACCGACCTGACCGTCGCACAGCTCGTCTCGGCGGCCTGGGCCTCGGCCTCCTCCTTCCGCGGCAGCGACAAGCGCGGCGGCGCCAACGGCGCCCGCATCCGCCTGGAGCCGCAGCGTGGCTGGGAGGTCAACAACCCGGACGAGCTGGCGCAGGTGCTGCGTACGCTCGAGGGCGTCCAGGAGTCCTTCAACGCCAAGGGCGGCAAGCAGGTCTCGCTGGCCGACCTGATCGTGCTCGCGGGCAACGCGGCCGTCGAGCAGGCGGCCAAGGACGGCGGCGTCCAGGTCGAGGTGCCGTTCACCGCGGGCAGGGTGGACGCCGCGCAGGACCAGACCGACGTCGAGTCCTTCGCCGCGCTCGAGCCGGCCTCCGACGGCTTCCGCAACTACGTGGGCAAGGGCAACCGCCTGCCGGCCGAGTACCTGCTGCTCGACAAGGCCAACCTGCTCACCCTGAGCGGCCCCGAGACGACCGTCCTCGTCGGCGGTCTGCGCGTCCTCGGCGCCAACCACGGCCAGTCGAAGCACGGCGTCCTCACCGACCGGCCGGGCACGCTGACCAACGACTTCTTCGTCAACCTGCTCGACCCGGGCACGACCTGGAAGTCCACGTCCGAGGCGCAGGACGAGTTCGAGGCCCGCGACGCCTCCGGCGCGGTCAAGTGGACCGGTACCCGTGCCGACCTCGTCTTCGGCTCGAACTCCGAACTCCGCGCGCTCGCCGAGGTCTACGCGAGCGACGACGCCAAGGAGAAGTTCGTCAAGGACTTCGTCGCGGCGTGGGGCAAGGTCATGGAGCTGGACCGCTTCGACCTCGTCTGA
- a CDS encoding Fur family transcriptional regulator, with the protein MSDLVDRLRGRGWRMTAQRRVVAEVLDGEHVHLTADEVHARATARLPEVSRATVYNTLGELVSLGEVIEVATDGRAKRYDPNAHRPHQHLVCSGCGAIRDVHPTGDPLTSLPDSERFGFALSGAEVTYRGLCPACAGA; encoded by the coding sequence ATGAGCGACCTGGTGGACCGGCTTCGCGGGCGCGGGTGGCGGATGACCGCCCAGCGCCGGGTCGTCGCCGAGGTGCTCGACGGCGAACACGTCCACCTCACGGCGGACGAGGTGCACGCCCGCGCCACCGCCCGGCTGCCGGAGGTCTCGCGGGCGACGGTGTACAACACGCTCGGCGAGCTCGTCTCGCTCGGCGAGGTGATCGAGGTCGCCACCGACGGCCGCGCCAAGCGGTACGACCCGAACGCGCACCGCCCCCACCAGCACCTGGTGTGCTCGGGCTGCGGCGCGATCCGCGACGTCCACCCCACCGGCGACCCGCTGACCTCGCTGCCCGACTCCGAGCGGTTCGGCTTCGCCCTGTCCGGCGCCGAGGTCACCTACCGGGGCCTCTGCCCCGCCTGCGCCGGGGCCTGA
- the argG gene encoding argininosuccinate synthase, producing MSKVLTSLPVGERVGIAFSGGLDTSVAVAWMRDKGAVPCTYTADIGQYDEPDIASVPGRATNYGAEIARLVDCRAALVEEGLAALTCGAFHIRSGGRAYFNTTPLGRAVTGTLLVRAMLEDDVQIWGDGSTYKGNDIERFYRYGLLANPHLRIYKPWLDADFVTELGGRKEMSEWLVAHGLPYRDSTEKAYSTDANIWGATHEAKTLEHLDVSLETVEPIMGVKFWDPSVEIPTEDVTIGFEQGRPVTINGKEFASAVELVMEANAIGGRHGMGMSDQIENRIIEAKSRGIYEAPGMALLHAAYERLVNAIHNEDTLAQYHNEGRRLGRLMYEGRWLDPQALMIRESLQRWVGAAVTGEVTLRLRRGEDYSILDTTGPAFSYHPDKLSMERTEDSAFGPTDRIGQLTMRNLDIADSRAKLEQYAGLGLIGAAGPAIGAAQAAATGLIGAMPEGGAEAIASRGEVSEEDELLDRAAMESGTD from the coding sequence ATGTCTAAGGTCCTCACCTCCCTTCCGGTCGGCGAGCGCGTCGGCATCGCCTTCTCGGGCGGCCTCGACACCTCGGTCGCGGTCGCGTGGATGCGCGACAAGGGCGCCGTCCCGTGCACCTACACCGCCGACATCGGCCAGTACGACGAGCCCGACATCGCGTCGGTGCCCGGCCGCGCCACGAACTACGGCGCCGAGATCGCGCGCCTGGTCGACTGCCGCGCCGCGCTGGTCGAGGAGGGCCTGGCCGCGCTCACCTGCGGGGCGTTCCACATCCGCTCCGGCGGGCGTGCCTACTTCAACACCACCCCGCTCGGCCGCGCCGTCACCGGCACCCTCCTGGTCCGCGCGATGCTCGAGGACGACGTCCAGATCTGGGGCGACGGCTCGACCTACAAGGGCAACGACATCGAGCGGTTCTACCGCTACGGCCTCCTCGCCAACCCGCACCTGCGGATCTACAAGCCCTGGCTGGACGCGGACTTCGTGACCGAGCTCGGCGGTCGCAAGGAGATGTCCGAGTGGCTGGTCGCGCACGGCCTGCCCTACCGGGACAGCACCGAGAAGGCGTACTCCACCGACGCCAACATCTGGGGTGCCACCCACGAGGCGAAGACCCTGGAGCACCTCGACGTCTCCCTGGAGACCGTCGAGCCGATCATGGGCGTCAAGTTCTGGGACCCCTCGGTCGAGATCCCGACCGAGGACGTGACCATCGGCTTCGAGCAGGGCCGGCCGGTCACCATCAACGGCAAGGAGTTCGCCTCCGCCGTCGAGCTGGTCATGGAGGCCAACGCCATCGGCGGCCGCCACGGCATGGGCATGTCGGACCAGATCGAGAACCGGATCATCGAGGCCAAGAGCCGCGGCATCTACGAGGCGCCCGGCATGGCCCTGCTGCACGCGGCGTACGAGCGCCTCGTCAACGCGATCCACAACGAGGACACCCTCGCCCAGTACCACAACGAGGGCCGCCGGCTCGGCCGGCTCATGTACGAAGGCCGCTGGCTGGACCCGCAGGCGCTCATGATCCGCGAGTCGCTGCAGCGCTGGGTCGGCGCGGCCGTGACCGGCGAGGTCACCCTGCGGCTGCGGCGCGGCGAGGACTACTCGATCCTCGACACCACCGGCCCGGCGTTCAGCTACCACCCGGACAAGCTGTCGATGGAGCGCACCGAGGACTCGGCGTTCGGCCCGACGGACCGGATCGGCCAGCTGACCATGCGCAACCTCGACATCGCCGACTCGCGCGCCAAGCTGGAGCAGTACGCCGGCCTCGGCCTGATCGGCGCCGCCGGACCCGCGATCGGCGCCGCGCAGGCCGCCGCGACCGGGCTCATCGGCGCCATGCCGGAGGGCGGCGCCGAGGCCATCGCCTCCCGCGGCGAGGTCTCCGAGGAGGACGAGCTGCTGGACCGCGCCGCGATGGAGTCCGGCACGGACTGA
- a CDS encoding glycoside hydrolase family 15 protein: MAGRIEDYALIGDLETAALVGNDGAVDWWCAPRFDSPALFAALLGTEENGSWRLAPAAGGRCGRRSYLGDSLVLESVWESISGTVAVTDFMPPREGPPRIVRIVRGIAGRVPMHGELRVRFNHGSVVPWTRKTDPRTVVAVAGPDAAYLFADGGAELTVTKERTSIDFTVSAGESISFALDWTPSHAGPPARTDAGRALSGTLGFWRDWTAQCRYQGPWRDAVMRSLITLKALTYEPTGGMVAAVTASLPERVGGERNWDYRFCWLRDSTFTLSCLLRSGFQHEAIAWKDWLERAIAGEPADLQTLYGVEGRRNLPETLADWLPGYEGSAPVRFGNAAVDQFQLDVYGEVLNTLYSAVRAGIAIGEHEWSLVAGLMDYLEKCWREPDEGIWEVRGPRRHFVHSKVMTWVAADRALRLARVAGLRGSAQRWRALRREVRDDVCRRGWSAEQQSFVQYYGGSRLDSTALLMPRLGFLPADDPRVLATLAALRRLDDGGFLLRYADVPGAAVHEVDGLTGGEGAFLACTFWYADALAMAGRETEARAAFERVLAVRNDVGLLSEEWDPAAGRQLGNTPQALSHVALVNTAFTLYGTRRTDRRPRSAARRERPLASAAPN; encoded by the coding sequence ATGGCAGGGCGAATTGAGGACTACGCCCTCATCGGCGACCTGGAGACCGCGGCCCTTGTGGGAAATGACGGGGCGGTCGACTGGTGGTGCGCACCGCGTTTCGACTCCCCGGCCCTTTTCGCCGCACTGCTCGGCACCGAGGAGAACGGGAGCTGGCGCCTCGCGCCCGCCGCCGGCGGCCGCTGCGGTCGGCGCTCGTACCTCGGCGACTCGCTCGTCCTCGAGTCGGTCTGGGAGTCGATCTCCGGAACCGTCGCCGTCACGGACTTCATGCCACCCCGCGAAGGGCCGCCCCGGATCGTGCGCATCGTCCGCGGAATCGCCGGACGGGTGCCCATGCACGGCGAGTTGAGGGTGCGCTTCAATCACGGAAGCGTCGTGCCGTGGACCCGCAAGACCGATCCGCGCACCGTCGTGGCGGTCGCCGGACCCGATGCCGCGTATCTGTTCGCGGACGGCGGCGCCGAACTCACCGTCACCAAGGAACGCACCTCGATCGATTTCACCGTGTCCGCCGGGGAATCAATTTCCTTCGCGCTCGACTGGACTCCCTCGCACGCCGGTCCACCGGCCCGCACGGACGCCGGCCGCGCGCTTTCCGGCACGCTCGGATTCTGGCGCGACTGGACCGCACAATGCCGTTACCAAGGCCCGTGGCGGGATGCGGTGATGCGCTCGCTCATCACTCTCAAGGCGCTCACCTACGAACCGACCGGGGGAATGGTCGCGGCCGTCACGGCGTCCCTCCCCGAACGCGTCGGCGGCGAACGCAACTGGGACTACCGCTTCTGCTGGCTGCGGGACTCGACGTTCACCCTGTCGTGTCTGCTGCGCAGCGGATTCCAGCACGAGGCGATCGCCTGGAAGGACTGGCTCGAGCGTGCGATCGCCGGTGAACCCGCGGACCTCCAGACGCTGTACGGCGTCGAGGGCCGGCGCAACCTGCCGGAGACCTTGGCCGACTGGCTGCCCGGGTACGAAGGCTCCGCCCCGGTCCGGTTCGGCAACGCCGCCGTCGACCAGTTCCAACTCGACGTCTACGGCGAGGTGTTGAACACCCTGTACTCCGCCGTGCGGGCCGGCATCGCCATCGGCGAGCACGAATGGAGCCTGGTCGCCGGCCTCATGGACTATCTGGAGAAGTGCTGGCGCGAACCGGACGAGGGCATCTGGGAGGTCCGCGGCCCCCGCCGCCACTTCGTCCACTCCAAGGTCATGACCTGGGTGGCGGCCGACCGCGCCCTGCGGCTCGCCCGGGTCGCCGGGCTGCGCGGCTCCGCCCAGCGGTGGCGGGCCCTGCGTCGCGAGGTGCGCGACGACGTCTGTCGTCGGGGGTGGAGCGCCGAGCAGCAGTCCTTCGTCCAGTACTACGGCGGCAGCCGTCTCGACTCGACCGCGCTGCTGATGCCGCGCCTCGGCTTCCTGCCGGCCGACGACCCCCGGGTGCTCGCCACCCTCGCGGCGCTGCGCCGGCTCGACGACGGCGGGTTCCTGCTGCGGTACGCCGACGTTCCGGGCGCCGCCGTGCACGAGGTCGACGGCCTCACCGGCGGTGAGGGCGCGTTCCTGGCGTGCACCTTCTGGTACGCCGACGCGCTGGCCATGGCCGGCCGGGAGACGGAGGCGCGGGCGGCCTTCGAACGGGTCCTGGCCGTCCGCAACGATGTCGGGCTGCTCTCCGAGGAGTGGGATCCGGCCGCCGGCCGGCAGCTCGGCAACACCCCACAGGCCCTCAGTCACGTGGCCCTCGTGAACACGGCCTTCACCCTCTACGGCACCCGCCGCACCGACCGTCGTCCCAGGTCGGCCGCGCGCCGGGAGCGACCGCTCGCTTCCGCCGCCCCGAACTGA
- a CDS encoding glycosyltransferase family 2 protein, with protein sequence MSLVVPVHPDDGDADWLLGRLPPRVSEVILVGPSEHGDADVPHAGLLAAAGDYIVVMGADGSMSPREIPHYLHYLESGYDFVKGSRFIAGGDFTDYPLLRRLGHHALLRVARRLYGQHLTDLWYGFCAFRRGFVDLLDLRPNGYELGAELVAHALHYGLRVAEVPSLEQPRRHGPAHPHTVRDGARILGTLLDERPHNVLPRLAPGALQQ encoded by the coding sequence GTGAGTCTGGTCGTGCCGGTGCACCCCGACGACGGGGACGCCGACTGGCTGCTCGGCCGGCTCCCGCCGCGCGTGAGCGAGGTGATCCTCGTCGGCCCCTCGGAGCACGGCGACGCCGACGTCCCGCACGCGGGACTGCTGGCCGCGGCCGGGGACTACATCGTGGTGATGGGCGCGGACGGCAGCATGTCCCCGCGGGAGATCCCGCACTACCTGCACTACCTGGAGAGCGGGTACGACTTCGTGAAGGGTTCGCGGTTCATCGCCGGCGGCGACTTCACCGACTACCCGCTGCTGCGCCGGCTCGGTCACCACGCGCTGCTTCGCGTCGCGCGCCGGCTGTACGGGCAGCACCTCACGGATCTCTGGTACGGCTTCTGCGCGTTCCGCCGCGGCTTCGTCGACCTGCTCGATCTGCGGCCCAACGGCTACGAGCTGGGCGCCGAACTGGTGGCGCACGCGCTGCACTACGGGCTGCGGGTCGCGGAGGTGCCGAGCCTGGAGCAGCCTCGGCGGCACGGCCCGGCGCACCCGCACACCGTCCGTGACGGCGCCCGGATCCTCGGCACCCTGCTGGACGAGCGCCCGCACAACGTGCTCCCCCGGCTGGCACCCGGGGCGCTCCAGCAGTGA
- a CDS encoding glycosyltransferase, which produces MVSVLPSYVPGLVPAPVSEPLPSRLTRPPVDLEVIIPAFNERRRLPATIGATTGYLAAQRWSSAVVVVDNNSVDSTLEALERFTDAPVAVHVIGCSDQGKGAAVRRGIMTSAARYIGFADADNATPIATLEPVMALLADGHGAVIASREIDGARRAVEQSALRRAGGRLFRALARLTLPDIADSQCGFKFFPGPLAREIAASCHVDGFAFDVELLARVLRAGHDVVEVPVVWTDVPGSTFSAGRDGLRSMADLLRISLAR; this is translated from the coding sequence ATGGTGTCCGTGCTGCCCTCGTACGTCCCGGGGCTTGTCCCCGCGCCCGTTTCGGAACCCCTGCCGTCCCGGCTCACCCGGCCGCCGGTCGATCTCGAAGTGATCATCCCGGCCTTCAACGAGCGGCGTCGGCTGCCCGCGACGATCGGCGCCACCACCGGCTATCTCGCCGCGCAGCGCTGGTCGTCGGCGGTCGTCGTGGTCGACAACAACAGCGTGGACAGCACCCTTGAGGCACTGGAGCGGTTCACGGACGCACCCGTCGCGGTGCACGTGATCGGCTGCAGCGACCAGGGCAAGGGAGCCGCCGTACGGCGCGGCATCATGACCTCGGCGGCCCGGTACATCGGCTTCGCCGACGCCGACAACGCCACCCCGATCGCGACCCTGGAGCCCGTGATGGCGCTCCTGGCGGACGGCCACGGCGCCGTGATCGCCTCCCGGGAGATCGACGGGGCGCGCCGCGCGGTCGAGCAGTCGGCGCTGCGACGGGCCGGCGGACGGCTGTTCCGCGCGCTGGCGCGACTGACGCTGCCCGACATCGCCGACAGCCAGTGCGGGTTCAAGTTCTTCCCCGGTCCGCTCGCCCGCGAGATCGCCGCGAGCTGCCACGTCGACGGCTTCGCCTTCGACGTGGAGCTGCTGGCCCGGGTGCTGCGGGCAGGGCACGACGTCGTGGAAGTACCGGTCGTCTGGACGGACGTACCGGGATCGACCTTCTCGGCCGGGCGCGACGGTCTGCGCTCCATGGCCGATCTCCTCCGGATCTCGCTGGCCAGGTGA